From a single Maylandia zebra isolate NMK-2024a linkage group LG3, Mzebra_GT3a, whole genome shotgun sequence genomic region:
- the LOC143417061 gene encoding GTPase IMAP family member 7-like: MDESARRIVVLGKTGAGKSSFANTLCKEAVFKVDHTAKSGTKECQAKFMSVSGRIVLFIDTPGFIDTNRSEEEMKSEILKCITECAPGPHVFLIVLKVEKYTEHEKAVIDKINQYFSDEALRFTIIIFTHGDQLPEGMKIEKFVNESEGLGDLIKKCGGRCHVIDNKYWKNNQGDEYRTNQYQVAELLKTIDKIIEANKGGYFTNEMLQEVKRNIQQEEGRIKQSSPDLTEEETATKAKQSVFKNLLSKAAGVTTGALLGAFFGGAIKLMKEERSLGLAVGVVLGTAAGVAAAKGMMADAATASDTSVTVRTGSAEPAAE, from the coding sequence AGTCAGCAAGAAGGATTGTGGTCCTGGGAAAAACTGGAGCTGGAAAGAGCAGTTTTGCAAACACCCTGTGTAAAGAGGCTGTGTTTAAAGTAGATCATACTGCCAAATCTGGAACAAAGGAATGTCAGGCAAAGTTCATGTCAGTCAGTGGAAGAATAGTGCTCTTTATTGACACTCCTGGATTTATTGACACAAACAGgtctgaggaggagatgaagTCTGAAATATTGAAGTGTATCACAGAATGTGCTCCTGGTCCTCATGTGTTTCTCATTGTTCTCAAGGTGGAGAAATACACAGAGCATGAAAAGGCTGTAATAGACAAAATTAATCAATATTTCTCAGATGAAGCGCTTAGATTTACTATAATAATCTTTACTCATGGTGACCAGCTTCCTGAGGGAATGAAGATCGAAAAGTTTGTGAATGAAAGTGAAGGTCTGGGCGATCTGATCAAGAAGTGTGGGGGCCGCTGCCACGTCATTGATAACAAATACTGGAAGAACAACCAGGGAGATGAATACAGGACCAACCAGTACCAGGTGGCAGAATTACTCAAAACCATTGACAAGATTATTGAGGCAAACAAAGGAGGCTACTTCACCAATGAGATGCTGCAAGAAGTGAAAAGAAATATTCAACAAGAGGAAGGTCGCATCAAACAGTCATCTCCAGACTTAACAGAAGAGGAAACTGcaacaaaggcaaaacaatcTGTGTTTAAAAATCTGTTGTCAAAAGCTGCAGGAGTTACAACAGGAGCTCTACTGGGTGCATTCTTTGGTGGAGCAATAAAATtaatgaaagaagaaagaagtcTAGGTTTAGCAGTAGGAGTAGTATTAGGAACAGCAGCAGGAGTAGCTGCAGCAAAAGGAATGATGGCAGACGCAGCAACAGCATCTGACACATCTGTCACAGTTCGAACTGGGTCTGCAGAGCCAGCAGCTGAATAG